The following coding sequences lie in one Crassostrea angulata isolate pt1a10 chromosome 10, ASM2561291v2, whole genome shotgun sequence genomic window:
- the LOC128165073 gene encoding brefeldin A-inhibited guanine nucleotide-exchange protein 1-like isoform X1: MATGTRPHDMFLTRALEKILSDKEIKKSYHSQLKKACEVALEELKDDNSSNGNQPSSALPQPQRAGFVQADKYFLPFELACQSKCARIVNIALDCLQKLIAYGHLTGNTEDSTTPGKLLIDRIVETICGCFHGPQTDDGVQLQIIKALLTVVTSNTCEIHEGTVLQTVRTCYNIYLASRNLVNQTTAKATLTQMLNVIFSRMEVQAAQETKERERSDSKSSRKEDAGIDVEEERQDGPGQGATQENDKTNQEESEEVEKEVSTLEVVQEVLEDMISQVTGEAMPTKDQNAVAETGSPAETSSPTETSSPAETSAQADSPQQPPPSNVSDNHDNLCVSGGGEDGEMTQGVFSHILQKDAFLVFRSLCKLSMKPLADGPPDPKSHELRSKVLSLQLLLSILQNAGPVFKTNDMFINAIKQYLCVALSKNGVSSVPEVFELSLAIFLTLLSNFKQHLKMQIEVFFKEIFLYILETPSSSFEHKWMVIQALTRICADAQCVVDIYLNYDCDLALANIFERLVNDLSKIAQGRQALALGATPIQEKSIRIKGLECLVSVLKCMVEWSKDLYINPHSQSNLGQEKMPTRETDSDSGKGTMTSYGSVNSLNTNDGSQTASTPMDNPEQFETQKQQKEIMETGIEMFNKKPKRGLQYLQEQGMLGTSPDDLAEFFHSEDRLDKTAIGDFLGENEKFNKEVMYAYVDQLDFTEMDFVSALRRFLEGFRLPGEAQKIDRLMEKFASRYCVCNSNTNLFASADTAYVLAYSIIMLTTDLHSPQVVNKMTKEQYIKMNRGINDSKDLPGEYLSAIYDEIAGNEIKMKVVGGVKPNKSSRDITSDKQRRLLYNVEMEHMATTAKALMESVSHVQSNFTSATHFEHVRPMFKTAWTPFLAAFSVGLQDCDDSNIATLCLDGIRCAIRIACIFHMELERDAYVQALARFTLLTASSSLTDMKTKNIDTIKTLISVAHTDGNYLGKSWLEIARCISQLELAQLIGTGVKPRSNKGHHRERDMQNAGHPLEAFDPEVIARGGLDSKRLANLQEQMGETSSQSVVVAVDRIFTGSLKLDGDAIVEFVKALCQVSMDELSNINHPRMFSLTKIVEISYYNMGRIRLQWSRIWQVIGDHFNKVGCNPNEDIAFFAVDSLRQLSMKFIEKGEFANFRFQKDFLRPFEHIMKRNRSPTIRDMVVRCVAQMVNSQHANIRSGWKNIFGVFHLAASDHEESIVELAFQTTGRIIFASSAVVKGSDADAVCEASICEKHFASIIDSFQDAVKCLSEFACNAAFPDTSMEAIRLIRNCAKYVAEKPHMFKDHGGEDLNVPEEDRVWVRGWFPVLFELSCVINRCKLDVRTRGLTVMFEIMKTYGETFASHWWKDLFQIVFRIFDNMKLPEQQNEHFKSKKAEWMTTTCNHALYAIVDVFTQYYEILSPVLLTELYNQLHWCVKQDNEQLARSGTNCLENLVISNGAKFSSSVWHQTCSCMLDIFRSTIPTNLLTWRPDTAESASMVSSRDSEPDADESQDAVSMDSNQDNRALTRADSNHSVNSTVSQDSRDHKIPRSKVSTDQKLFQGLLIKCVVQLELIQTIDDIVFFPATSKKEDAENLAAAQGGSPDDGQDGSQQREDQGMYQFLASDQLFLLADCLLESHKFAKAFNSNHEQRNILWKAGFRGKAKPNLLKQETQSLACLLRILFRMYNDESRMDAWKDVENMQITVCRDSLEYFLSLQSDSHREAWGSLMILLITRLLKLPDDRFKVHVAAYYQLMCEVIMFDLKLEMRSTLRKFFSRAGLVCHISNS, from the exons ATGGCGACAGGCACTAGGCCACACGATATGTTCCTTACGCGTGCATTAGAGAAGATACTTAGCGACAAGGAGATTAAGAAGTCGTATCATTCACAGTTGAAGAAAGCTTGTGAGGTTGCCCTAG AGGAATTAAAAGATGATAACAGTTCTAATGG AAACCAGCCATCTTCTGCATTGCCACAACCCCAGAGGGCTGGATTTGTTCAAGCGGACAAGTATTTTCTGCCTTTTGAACTAGCTTGTCAGTCGAAATGTGCCAGGATAGTCAACATAGCACTAGATTGTTTACAG AAACTGATTGCTTATGGACACCTGACTGGGAACACTGAGGATAGCACCACCCCCGGGAAGTTACTGATAGACAGGATTGTAGAGACcatttgtggatgtttccatgGACCACAAACAGATGATGGGGTCCAGCTACAAATTATAAAG GCGCTGTTGACAGTGGTGACCTCCAACACCTGTGAGATTCACGAGGGCACGGTGCTGCAGACCGTCAGGACATGCTACAACATCTACCTGGCCAGCAGGAACCTGGTCAACCAGACCACAGCCAAGGCCACCCTCACCCAGATGCTCAACGTCATCTTCTCAAGGATGGAGGTCCAAGCC GCCCAGGAGACAAAAGAAAGAGAACGAAGTGATAGCAAGAGCTCAAGAAAAGAG GATGCAGGAATTGATGTTGAAGAAGAGAGACAAGATGGGCCAGGTCAGGGGGCAACTCAAG aaaatgataaaacaaaccAAGAGGAGTCAGAGGAAGTTGAGAAGGAAGTATCAACATTAGAGGTTGTACAAGAAGTTTTGGAGGACATGATAAGTCAGGTGACTGGAGAGGCCATGCCCACCAAAG ACCAAAATGCAGTCGCGGAAACTGGTTCTCCAGCAGAAACTAGTTCTCCAACGGAAACTAGTTCTCCAGCAGAAACTAGTGCCCAGGCAGATAGTCCTCAGCAACCCCCACCTTCAAATGTATCCGATAACCATGACAATCTTTGTG TATCTGGAGGTGGAGAGGACGGGGAAATGACACAAGGCGTGTTCAGCCACATACTGCAAAAAGATGCTTTTCTGGTGTTCAGAAGCCTGTGTAAACTCTCCATGAAACCTTTGGCTGATGGACCACCAGATCCAAA GTCACACGAACTTAGATCCAAAGTTCTGTCCCTGCAGCTCCTGTTATCCATTCTACAAAATGCTGGCCCAGTTTTCAAAACCAATGATATGTTTATAAATGCCATCAAACAATATTTATGTGTAGCTCTATCTAAAAATGGAGTCAGTTCTGTTCCGGAGGTGTTTGAACTTTCGCTTGCCATCTTTCTCACTCTTTTATCCAACTTCAAACAACATTTAAAGATGCAAATTGAG GTGTTcttcaaagaaatatttttgtacatctTGGAAACACCAAGCAGTTCATTTGAACACAAGTGGATGGTCATTCAGGCACTGACAAGGATTTGTGCAG ATGCACAGTGTGTAGTGGACATCTACCTGAATTATGACTGCGATTTGGCCCTGGCCAATATCTTTGAGAGATTAGTTAATGACTTGTCCAAAATTGCCCAAGGAAGGCAGGCTTTAGCTCTTG GTGCTACTCCAATCCAAGAAAAGAGCATAAGAATCAAAGGCCTGGAATGCCTGGTGTCTGTGTTGAAGTGTATGGTGGAGTGGAGCAAGGATCTGTATATCAATCCCCACTCCCAGTCAAACCTGG GCCAGGAAAAAATGCCCACAAGGGAGACGGATAGTGATTCAGGGAAAGGAACAATGACCAGCTATGGCAGTGTAAACTCCCTGAACACCAACGATGGCTCCCAGACAGCCAGCACACCCATGGATAATCCGGAACAGTTCGAGACCCAGAAACAGCAGAAAGAGATCATGGAGACCGGCATTGAAAT gttcaacaaaaaaccaaaaagagGCCTGCAATATTTACAGGAGCAAGGCATGCTGGGAACTTCTCCCGATGATTTAGCAGAGTTCTTCCATTCAGAGGATCGCCTAGATAAG ACTGCCATTGGAGATTTTCTGGGAGAAAATGAAAA GTTTAACAAAGAAGTTATGTATGCCTATGTGGACCAGCTGGACTTTACAGAAATGGACTTTGTGTCTGCCCTTCGGAGATTTCTGGAAGGATTTAGGCTGCCAGGAGAAGCCCAGAAAATTGATAGATTGATGGAAAAGTTTGCTTCTCGCTACTGTGTGTGCAACTCAAA CACTAACCTGTTTGCGAGTGCAGACACAGCCTACGTGTTGGCTTACTCCATCATCATGTTGACCACAGACCTCCACAGTCCTCAG GTGGTGAACAAGATGACAAAGGAGCAATATATTAAGATGAATAGGGGCATTAATGATAGCAAGGACCTGCCAGGGGAATACTTGTCTGCTATCTATGATGAGATTGCAGGGAACGAAATCAAGATGAAGGTTGTAGGCGGAGTAAAGCCAAATAAATCATCTC GTGATATCACAAGTGACAAGCAGCGTCGATTGCTATACAACGTTGAAATGGAGCACATGGCAACCACCGCCAAAGCTTTAATGGAGAGTGTCAGTCACGTCCAATCAAACTTCACCAGTGCCACCCACTTTGAGCATGTCCGACCAATGTTTAAG ACGGCTTGGACTCCATTCCTGGCAGCTTTCAGCGTGGGGTTACAGGACTGTGATGATTCTAACATAGCCACACTGTGTCTGGATGGAATACGCTGTGCCATACGAATAGCTTGTATATTTCATATGGAG CTGGAGAGAGATGCCTATGTCCAGGCATTAGCTAGATTCACCCTCCTCACAGCTTCCTCTTCATTGACGGACATGAAAACCAAGAACATAGATACAATCAAAACCCTCATCTCTGTGGCCCACACAGACGGCAACTATCTCGGCAAATCCTGGCTAGAG ATTGCAAGATGCATTTCACAGCTGGAACTGGCTCAATTAATTGGGACAGGGGTCAAACCTAGGTCAAATAAAGGTCACCATAGGGAAAGAGATATGCAGAATGCAGGGCATCCTCTGGAGGCTTTTGATCCTGAAG TGATAGCAAGAGGTGGTCTGGACTCTAAGAGACTAGCCAACCTACAGGAACAGATGGGAGAGACCAGCTCCCAGAGTGTGGTGGTGGCAGTGGACCGCATCTTCACCGGCTCCCTCAAACTGGATGGGGACGCCATAG TTGAGTTTGTAAAGGCCCTGTGTCAGGTTTCAATGGACGAGTTATCCAATATAAATCACCCCCGCATGTTCAGCCTGACCAAGATTGTGGAGATCTCCTACTACAACATGGGTCGTATCAGGCTGCAGTGGTCCAGAATCTGGCAGGTCATTGGAGACCACTTTAACAAG gTTGGGTGTAATCCTAATGAGGATATAGCTTTCTTTGCCGTGGATTCCCTACGGCAGCTCTCCATGAAATTCATAGAAAAAGGAGAGTTCGCCAACTTCCGTTTCCAGAAAGATTTCCTCAGGCCTTTTGAACATATCATGAAAAGAAACAG ATCTCCAACCATCAGAGACATGGTTGTCCGATGTGTAGCTCAGATGGTGAATTCCCAACACGCCAACATTCGGTCTGGGTGGAAAAATATCTTTGGTGTTTTCCACTTAGCAGCTTCTGATCACGAAGAAAGCATTGTAGAACTGGCATTCCAGACCACCGGCAGAATTATAT TTGCCAGCAGTGCTGTTGTCAAAGGATCTGATGCAGACGCTGTCTGTGAAG CCAGCATATGTGAAAAACATTTTGCGTCCATCATTGATTCATTCCAAGATGCGGTGAAGTGTCTGTCTGAATTTGCTTGCAATGCAGCTTTTCCTGATACTAGTATGGAGGCAATTCGGCTGATCAGAAACTGTGCTAAATATGTCGCTGAAAAGCCCCAt ATGTTCAAAGATCACGGAGGAGAGGATCTAAATGTTCCAGAGGAGGACAGAGTGTGGGTGAGGGGGTGGTTCCCCGTGCTGTTTGAACTGTCCTGTGTCATCAACAGGTGTAAGCTGGACGTCAGAACCAG GGGTCTTACTGTCATGTTTGAAATCATGAAGACATATGGTGAGACCTTTGCCAGTCACTGGTGGAAGGATTTGTTCCAGATTGTATTCCGTATCTTTGACAACATGAAGTTACCAGAGCAACAGAATGAG CATTTTAAAAGCAAG AAGGCCGAGTGGATGACGACCACGTGTAACCACGCGCTGTATGCCATCGTGGATGTCTTCACCCAGTACTACGAGATCCTGAGCCCTGTGCTGCTCACTGAACTGTACAATCAGCTCCACTGGTGCGTGAAGCAGGACAACGAGCAGCTGGCCCGCTCCGGGACCAACTGTCTGGAGAACCTGGTCATCTCTAACGGAGCAAAGTTCTCGTCTTCTGTCTGGCACCAGACTTGTTCCTGCATGCTGGATATATTTAGGTCTACAATCCCAACTAA TTTGTTGACATGGCGACCAGATACAGCTGAATCTGCCTCAATGGTGTCTAGTCGAGACTCAGAACCAGATGCTGATGAAAGTCAG GACGCTGTCTCTATGGACAGCAATCAGGACAATCGTGCTTTAACAAGGGCGGACAGTAACCATAGCGTCAACAGCACAGTATCCCAGGATTCCAGAGATCACAAAATTCCACGCTCTA AGGTGTCGACGGATCAGAAGCTTTTCCAGGGCCTGCTGATCAAGTGTGTGGTACAGCTAGAGCTGATCCAGACCATTGATGACATCGTCTTCTTCCCGGCCACCAGCAAAAAAGAGGACGCTGAAAATCTGGCTGCAGCTCAG GGTGGCTCTCCGGACGACGGTCAGGATGGGAGCCAGCAGAGGGAGGACCAGGGCATGTACCAGTTTCTGGCCTCGGACCAGCTCTTCCTGCTTGCCGACTGCCTCCTGGAATCCCACAAGTTTGCCAAGGCTTTCAATTCCAACCATGAACAAAGAAACATTCTCTGGAAAGCAG GTTTTCGGGGAAAAGCCAAACCAAATCTTCTGAAGCAAGAGACCCAGAGCTTGGCTTGTTTGTTACGGATTCTGTTCAGGATGTACAATGACGAGTCGCGGATGGATGCTTGGAAAGATGTGGAGAATATGCAAATCAC TGTTTGCCGGGATTCCTTGGAGTACTTCCTGTCCCTACAGTCAGACAGCCACCGTGAGGCGTGGGGGAGTCTGATGATCCTCCTCATCACCCGCCTCCTCAAGCTCCCGGATGATAGG tTCAAAGTTCATGTGGCAGCTTACTACCAGCTAATGTGTGAGGTCATCATGTTTGATCTGAAGCTTGAAATGAGATCCACATTACGCAAGTTCTTCAGCCGGGCCGGCCTAGTGTGTCACATATCCAACAGTTAG
- the LOC128165073 gene encoding brefeldin A-inhibited guanine nucleotide-exchange protein 1-like isoform X4, with protein sequence MATGTRPHDMFLTRALEKILSDKEIKKSYHSQLKKACEVALEELKDDNSSNGNQPSSALPQPQRAGFVQADKYFLPFELACQSKCARIVNIALDCLQKLIAYGHLTGNTEDSTTPGKLLIDRIVETICGCFHGPQTDDGVQLQIIKALLTVVTSNTCEIHEGTVLQTVRTCYNIYLASRNLVNQTTAKATLTQMLNVIFSRMEVQAAQETKERERSDSKSSRKEDAGIDVEEERQDGPGQGATQENDKTNQEESEEVEKEVSTLEVVQEVLEDMISQVTGEAMPTKDQNAVAETGSPAETSSPTETSSPAETSAQADSPQQPPPSNVSDNHDNLCVSGGGEDGEMTQGVFSHILQKDAFLVFRSLCKLSMKPLADGPPDPKSHELRSKVLSLQLLLSILQNAGPVFKTNDMFINAIKQYLCVALSKNGVSSVPEVFELSLAIFLTLLSNFKQHLKMQIEVFFKEIFLYILETPSSSFEHKWMVIQALTRICADAQCVVDIYLNYDCDLALANIFERLVNDLSKIAQGRQALALGATPIQEKSIRIKGLECLVSVLKCMVEWSKDLYINPHSQSNLGQEKMPTRETDSDSGKGTMTSYGSVNSLNTNDGSQTASTPMDNPEQFETQKQQKEIMETGIEMFNKKPKRGLQYLQEQGMLGTSPDDLAEFFHSEDRLDKTAIGDFLGENEKFNKEVMYAYVDQLDFTEMDFVSALRRFLEGFRLPGEAQKIDRLMEKFASRYCVCNSNTNLFASADTAYVLAYSIIMLTTDLHSPQVVNKMTKEQYIKMNRGINDSKDLPGEYLSAIYDEIAGNEIKMKVVGGVKPNKSSRDITSDKQRRLLYNVEMEHMATTAKALMESVSHVQSNFTSATHFEHVRPMFKTAWTPFLAAFSVGLQDCDDSNIATLCLDGIRCAIRIACIFHMELERDAYVQALARFTLLTASSSLTDMKTKNIDTIKTLISVAHTDGNYLGKSWLEIARCISQLELAQLIGTGVKPRSNKGHHRERDMQNAGHPLEAFDPEVIARGGLDSKRLANLQEQMGETSSQSVVVAVDRIFTGSLKLDGDAIVEFVKALCQVSMDELSNINHPRMFSLTKIVEISYYNMGRIRLQWSRIWQVIGDHFNKVGCNPNEDIAFFAVDSLRQLSMKFIEKGEFANFRFQKDFLRPFEHIMKRNRSPTIRDMVVRCVAQMVNSQHANIRSGWKNIFGVFHLAASDHEESIVELAFQTTGRIISSICEKHFASIIDSFQDAVKCLSEFACNAAFPDTSMEAIRLIRNCAKYVAEKPHMFKDHGGEDLNVPEEDRVWVRGWFPVLFELSCVINRCKLDVRTRGLTVMFEIMKTYGETFASHWWKDLFQIVFRIFDNMKLPEQQNEKAEWMTTTCNHALYAIVDVFTQYYEILSPVLLTELYNQLHWCVKQDNEQLARSGTNCLENLVISNGAKFSSSVWHQTCSCMLDIFRSTIPTNLLTWRPDTAESASMVSSRDSEPDADESQDAVSMDSNQDNRALTRADSNHSVNSTVSQDSRDHKIPRSKVSTDQKLFQGLLIKCVVQLELIQTIDDIVFFPATSKKEDAENLAAAQGGSPDDGQDGSQQREDQGMYQFLASDQLFLLADCLLESHKFAKAFNSNHEQRNILWKAGFRGKAKPNLLKQETQSLACLLRILFRMYNDESRMDAWKDVENMQITVCRDSLEYFLSLQSDSHREAWGSLMILLITRLLKLPDDRFKVHVAAYYQLMCEVIMFDLKLEMRSTLRKFFSRAGLVCHISNS encoded by the exons ATGGCGACAGGCACTAGGCCACACGATATGTTCCTTACGCGTGCATTAGAGAAGATACTTAGCGACAAGGAGATTAAGAAGTCGTATCATTCACAGTTGAAGAAAGCTTGTGAGGTTGCCCTAG AGGAATTAAAAGATGATAACAGTTCTAATGG AAACCAGCCATCTTCTGCATTGCCACAACCCCAGAGGGCTGGATTTGTTCAAGCGGACAAGTATTTTCTGCCTTTTGAACTAGCTTGTCAGTCGAAATGTGCCAGGATAGTCAACATAGCACTAGATTGTTTACAG AAACTGATTGCTTATGGACACCTGACTGGGAACACTGAGGATAGCACCACCCCCGGGAAGTTACTGATAGACAGGATTGTAGAGACcatttgtggatgtttccatgGACCACAAACAGATGATGGGGTCCAGCTACAAATTATAAAG GCGCTGTTGACAGTGGTGACCTCCAACACCTGTGAGATTCACGAGGGCACGGTGCTGCAGACCGTCAGGACATGCTACAACATCTACCTGGCCAGCAGGAACCTGGTCAACCAGACCACAGCCAAGGCCACCCTCACCCAGATGCTCAACGTCATCTTCTCAAGGATGGAGGTCCAAGCC GCCCAGGAGACAAAAGAAAGAGAACGAAGTGATAGCAAGAGCTCAAGAAAAGAG GATGCAGGAATTGATGTTGAAGAAGAGAGACAAGATGGGCCAGGTCAGGGGGCAACTCAAG aaaatgataaaacaaaccAAGAGGAGTCAGAGGAAGTTGAGAAGGAAGTATCAACATTAGAGGTTGTACAAGAAGTTTTGGAGGACATGATAAGTCAGGTGACTGGAGAGGCCATGCCCACCAAAG ACCAAAATGCAGTCGCGGAAACTGGTTCTCCAGCAGAAACTAGTTCTCCAACGGAAACTAGTTCTCCAGCAGAAACTAGTGCCCAGGCAGATAGTCCTCAGCAACCCCCACCTTCAAATGTATCCGATAACCATGACAATCTTTGTG TATCTGGAGGTGGAGAGGACGGGGAAATGACACAAGGCGTGTTCAGCCACATACTGCAAAAAGATGCTTTTCTGGTGTTCAGAAGCCTGTGTAAACTCTCCATGAAACCTTTGGCTGATGGACCACCAGATCCAAA GTCACACGAACTTAGATCCAAAGTTCTGTCCCTGCAGCTCCTGTTATCCATTCTACAAAATGCTGGCCCAGTTTTCAAAACCAATGATATGTTTATAAATGCCATCAAACAATATTTATGTGTAGCTCTATCTAAAAATGGAGTCAGTTCTGTTCCGGAGGTGTTTGAACTTTCGCTTGCCATCTTTCTCACTCTTTTATCCAACTTCAAACAACATTTAAAGATGCAAATTGAG GTGTTcttcaaagaaatatttttgtacatctTGGAAACACCAAGCAGTTCATTTGAACACAAGTGGATGGTCATTCAGGCACTGACAAGGATTTGTGCAG ATGCACAGTGTGTAGTGGACATCTACCTGAATTATGACTGCGATTTGGCCCTGGCCAATATCTTTGAGAGATTAGTTAATGACTTGTCCAAAATTGCCCAAGGAAGGCAGGCTTTAGCTCTTG GTGCTACTCCAATCCAAGAAAAGAGCATAAGAATCAAAGGCCTGGAATGCCTGGTGTCTGTGTTGAAGTGTATGGTGGAGTGGAGCAAGGATCTGTATATCAATCCCCACTCCCAGTCAAACCTGG GCCAGGAAAAAATGCCCACAAGGGAGACGGATAGTGATTCAGGGAAAGGAACAATGACCAGCTATGGCAGTGTAAACTCCCTGAACACCAACGATGGCTCCCAGACAGCCAGCACACCCATGGATAATCCGGAACAGTTCGAGACCCAGAAACAGCAGAAAGAGATCATGGAGACCGGCATTGAAAT gttcaacaaaaaaccaaaaagagGCCTGCAATATTTACAGGAGCAAGGCATGCTGGGAACTTCTCCCGATGATTTAGCAGAGTTCTTCCATTCAGAGGATCGCCTAGATAAG ACTGCCATTGGAGATTTTCTGGGAGAAAATGAAAA GTTTAACAAAGAAGTTATGTATGCCTATGTGGACCAGCTGGACTTTACAGAAATGGACTTTGTGTCTGCCCTTCGGAGATTTCTGGAAGGATTTAGGCTGCCAGGAGAAGCCCAGAAAATTGATAGATTGATGGAAAAGTTTGCTTCTCGCTACTGTGTGTGCAACTCAAA CACTAACCTGTTTGCGAGTGCAGACACAGCCTACGTGTTGGCTTACTCCATCATCATGTTGACCACAGACCTCCACAGTCCTCAG GTGGTGAACAAGATGACAAAGGAGCAATATATTAAGATGAATAGGGGCATTAATGATAGCAAGGACCTGCCAGGGGAATACTTGTCTGCTATCTATGATGAGATTGCAGGGAACGAAATCAAGATGAAGGTTGTAGGCGGAGTAAAGCCAAATAAATCATCTC GTGATATCACAAGTGACAAGCAGCGTCGATTGCTATACAACGTTGAAATGGAGCACATGGCAACCACCGCCAAAGCTTTAATGGAGAGTGTCAGTCACGTCCAATCAAACTTCACCAGTGCCACCCACTTTGAGCATGTCCGACCAATGTTTAAG ACGGCTTGGACTCCATTCCTGGCAGCTTTCAGCGTGGGGTTACAGGACTGTGATGATTCTAACATAGCCACACTGTGTCTGGATGGAATACGCTGTGCCATACGAATAGCTTGTATATTTCATATGGAG CTGGAGAGAGATGCCTATGTCCAGGCATTAGCTAGATTCACCCTCCTCACAGCTTCCTCTTCATTGACGGACATGAAAACCAAGAACATAGATACAATCAAAACCCTCATCTCTGTGGCCCACACAGACGGCAACTATCTCGGCAAATCCTGGCTAGAG ATTGCAAGATGCATTTCACAGCTGGAACTGGCTCAATTAATTGGGACAGGGGTCAAACCTAGGTCAAATAAAGGTCACCATAGGGAAAGAGATATGCAGAATGCAGGGCATCCTCTGGAGGCTTTTGATCCTGAAG TGATAGCAAGAGGTGGTCTGGACTCTAAGAGACTAGCCAACCTACAGGAACAGATGGGAGAGACCAGCTCCCAGAGTGTGGTGGTGGCAGTGGACCGCATCTTCACCGGCTCCCTCAAACTGGATGGGGACGCCATAG TTGAGTTTGTAAAGGCCCTGTGTCAGGTTTCAATGGACGAGTTATCCAATATAAATCACCCCCGCATGTTCAGCCTGACCAAGATTGTGGAGATCTCCTACTACAACATGGGTCGTATCAGGCTGCAGTGGTCCAGAATCTGGCAGGTCATTGGAGACCACTTTAACAAG gTTGGGTGTAATCCTAATGAGGATATAGCTTTCTTTGCCGTGGATTCCCTACGGCAGCTCTCCATGAAATTCATAGAAAAAGGAGAGTTCGCCAACTTCCGTTTCCAGAAAGATTTCCTCAGGCCTTTTGAACATATCATGAAAAGAAACAG ATCTCCAACCATCAGAGACATGGTTGTCCGATGTGTAGCTCAGATGGTGAATTCCCAACACGCCAACATTCGGTCTGGGTGGAAAAATATCTTTGGTGTTTTCCACTTAGCAGCTTCTGATCACGAAGAAAGCATTGTAGAACTGGCATTCCAGACCACCGGCAGAATTATAT CCAGCATATGTGAAAAACATTTTGCGTCCATCATTGATTCATTCCAAGATGCGGTGAAGTGTCTGTCTGAATTTGCTTGCAATGCAGCTTTTCCTGATACTAGTATGGAGGCAATTCGGCTGATCAGAAACTGTGCTAAATATGTCGCTGAAAAGCCCCAt ATGTTCAAAGATCACGGAGGAGAGGATCTAAATGTTCCAGAGGAGGACAGAGTGTGGGTGAGGGGGTGGTTCCCCGTGCTGTTTGAACTGTCCTGTGTCATCAACAGGTGTAAGCTGGACGTCAGAACCAG GGGTCTTACTGTCATGTTTGAAATCATGAAGACATATGGTGAGACCTTTGCCAGTCACTGGTGGAAGGATTTGTTCCAGATTGTATTCCGTATCTTTGACAACATGAAGTTACCAGAGCAACAGAATGAG AAGGCCGAGTGGATGACGACCACGTGTAACCACGCGCTGTATGCCATCGTGGATGTCTTCACCCAGTACTACGAGATCCTGAGCCCTGTGCTGCTCACTGAACTGTACAATCAGCTCCACTGGTGCGTGAAGCAGGACAACGAGCAGCTGGCCCGCTCCGGGACCAACTGTCTGGAGAACCTGGTCATCTCTAACGGAGCAAAGTTCTCGTCTTCTGTCTGGCACCAGACTTGTTCCTGCATGCTGGATATATTTAGGTCTACAATCCCAACTAA TTTGTTGACATGGCGACCAGATACAGCTGAATCTGCCTCAATGGTGTCTAGTCGAGACTCAGAACCAGATGCTGATGAAAGTCAG GACGCTGTCTCTATGGACAGCAATCAGGACAATCGTGCTTTAACAAGGGCGGACAGTAACCATAGCGTCAACAGCACAGTATCCCAGGATTCCAGAGATCACAAAATTCCACGCTCTA AGGTGTCGACGGATCAGAAGCTTTTCCAGGGCCTGCTGATCAAGTGTGTGGTACAGCTAGAGCTGATCCAGACCATTGATGACATCGTCTTCTTCCCGGCCACCAGCAAAAAAGAGGACGCTGAAAATCTGGCTGCAGCTCAG GGTGGCTCTCCGGACGACGGTCAGGATGGGAGCCAGCAGAGGGAGGACCAGGGCATGTACCAGTTTCTGGCCTCGGACCAGCTCTTCCTGCTTGCCGACTGCCTCCTGGAATCCCACAAGTTTGCCAAGGCTTTCAATTCCAACCATGAACAAAGAAACATTCTCTGGAAAGCAG GTTTTCGGGGAAAAGCCAAACCAAATCTTCTGAAGCAAGAGACCCAGAGCTTGGCTTGTTTGTTACGGATTCTGTTCAGGATGTACAATGACGAGTCGCGGATGGATGCTTGGAAAGATGTGGAGAATATGCAAATCAC TGTTTGCCGGGATTCCTTGGAGTACTTCCTGTCCCTACAGTCAGACAGCCACCGTGAGGCGTGGGGGAGTCTGATGATCCTCCTCATCACCCGCCTCCTCAAGCTCCCGGATGATAGG tTCAAAGTTCATGTGGCAGCTTACTACCAGCTAATGTGTGAGGTCATCATGTTTGATCTGAAGCTTGAAATGAGATCCACATTACGCAAGTTCTTCAGCCGGGCCGGCCTAGTGTGTCACATATCCAACAGTTAG